A region of Pseudarthrobacter sp. NIBRBAC000502770 DNA encodes the following proteins:
- a CDS encoding amino acid permease has protein sequence MQPTPTRTQTPVETQKPAAVVGQVLNRGLNVRHIRFMALGSAIGTGLFYGSASAIQKAGPAVLLAYIIGGAAVFMVMRALGEMAVRHPVSGSFSQYAGRYLGPLAGFVTGWTYVFEMAIVAIADVTAFSIYMGFWFPQVDRWIWILAVICFLAALNLLSVKVFGELEFWFSLVKVAAIVAMIAGGAAIIVFGFQAADSTVAPGLGNLAGHGGLFPNGFDGLLASFAVVMFAFGGIETLGITAGEAADPKKVIPKAVNTVPVRVLLFYVLTLGVLMSLFPWDQVGTSGSPFVQIFSSLGIPAAPHILNAVVITAALSAINSDIFGAGRILFGLSNQGHAPAAFGKVSRHGVPWMTVVMMAGILLVGVVLNAVIPEDVFLVIASIATFATVWVWVMILASHVAMKREIATKGLPASEFPSPWWPAASVLTIAFMALVIAVLGAFEDTRIALYVGAVWLGLLVLAYRLWTKGDGRRRPHLEDETPPLQVVGTAGTKASAGSRRG, from the coding sequence ATGCAACCCACCCCAACCCGGACGCAAACTCCGGTGGAAACGCAAAAGCCGGCAGCCGTCGTCGGACAAGTCCTCAACAGGGGCCTCAATGTCCGGCACATCCGCTTTATGGCCTTGGGCTCGGCCATCGGCACGGGCCTCTTCTACGGCTCCGCCTCCGCCATCCAGAAAGCAGGACCGGCCGTCCTGCTGGCCTACATTATCGGCGGCGCCGCGGTGTTCATGGTGATGCGGGCCCTGGGCGAGATGGCGGTGCGGCACCCGGTGTCGGGCTCCTTCAGCCAGTACGCAGGCCGCTACCTTGGGCCCCTCGCCGGGTTCGTAACCGGCTGGACGTACGTGTTCGAGATGGCCATTGTCGCTATTGCCGACGTCACCGCGTTCAGCATCTATATGGGATTCTGGTTCCCGCAGGTTGACCGCTGGATCTGGATCCTGGCCGTCATCTGCTTCCTGGCCGCGCTAAACCTGCTCAGCGTCAAGGTCTTCGGCGAGCTGGAGTTCTGGTTCTCGCTGGTCAAGGTAGCGGCCATCGTCGCCATGATCGCCGGCGGCGCGGCCATCATCGTGTTCGGTTTCCAGGCCGCGGACTCCACCGTGGCGCCCGGTCTTGGCAACCTGGCTGGGCACGGCGGGCTGTTCCCCAACGGCTTCGACGGGCTGCTGGCATCCTTCGCCGTAGTGATGTTCGCCTTCGGCGGGATCGAGACCCTGGGCATCACGGCCGGCGAGGCAGCCGACCCCAAGAAGGTCATCCCAAAGGCCGTCAATACCGTCCCGGTGCGCGTGCTGCTGTTCTACGTCCTCACCCTGGGCGTCCTGATGAGCCTCTTCCCGTGGGACCAGGTAGGCACCAGCGGCAGCCCCTTCGTGCAGATCTTCAGCAGCCTGGGCATTCCCGCAGCACCGCACATCCTCAACGCCGTGGTCATCACGGCCGCGCTGTCGGCGATCAACAGCGACATCTTCGGCGCGGGCCGCATCCTCTTCGGACTCTCCAACCAGGGCCACGCGCCCGCCGCCTTCGGGAAAGTCTCGCGGCACGGTGTCCCCTGGATGACCGTGGTCATGATGGCCGGGATCCTGCTGGTGGGCGTGGTCCTCAACGCCGTCATCCCCGAAGACGTGTTCCTCGTTATTGCCTCCATCGCCACCTTCGCCACCGTCTGGGTGTGGGTGATGATCCTGGCGTCCCATGTGGCCATGAAGCGGGAAATCGCAACGAAGGGACTGCCGGCGTCGGAATTCCCCTCGCCGTGGTGGCCGGCCGCGTCAGTCCTGACCATCGCGTTCATGGCGCTGGTGATCGCCGTCCTGGGCGCCTTCGAGGACACCCGGATCGCGCTGTACGTGGGCGCCGTGTGGCTGGGGCTGCTGGTCCTGGCCTACCGCCTGTGGACCAAGGGTGACGGACGACGGCGGCCCCACCTTGAGGACGAGACCCCGCCGCTGCAGGTGGTCGGGACCGCAGGGACAAAGGCTTCGGCCGGAAGCAGGCGGGGCTGA
- a CDS encoding HNH endonuclease signature motif containing protein codes for MGNSADRATTSEGIGVFVAALDSLDREDAVLAAGVGGGADVDVLQRRYELRLERLELVARLEAQLAAVKARDAADAVGFQEAMTPPDASVDDRTYAQMSVVEEIAGVLTISSAAAGAFVDQSRRICSLPPVFAALSAGAMSWQHAKIVADETESLTAEDAASLVAHFFDPAAPNADRGAAPGELAPSRFRAKVRGWRERHHPESIEKRHVKGLADRRMEYTPDKDGMAWVSLYLPGDTACAIWNRTTATARGLQCPDEPRTLSQLRPDIAASLLLGAGNALGGESGAGPAGVTAIGKVPTPRADVLVTVPVFALLGLTDEPATLDGFGPIPASMARRLVAGGAESFYRVLVDPRDGAPLEIGRKNYRLTPAIKRWIRLRDAQCTFPGCTNRTPDNETDHLQAWEHGGTTNVSNLAQLCRKHHRLKHHSQWIPDPATKDEPPGWTSPTGRHYNPEQQDSEPARWPQWLPASFRGASERETSIGATEAADVCALEDIGFVEELGVPDDPGPLEGQLPADPFPEWNLFLDFVELEAPVLSC; via the coding sequence ATGGGAAACAGCGCAGACCGGGCAACGACGTCGGAAGGTATTGGCGTCTTTGTTGCTGCCCTGGATTCGCTGGACCGTGAGGACGCCGTCCTGGCCGCCGGGGTCGGCGGTGGTGCTGATGTTGACGTGTTGCAGCGGCGGTATGAGCTCCGGCTGGAACGGCTGGAGCTCGTTGCCCGGTTGGAGGCGCAGCTCGCTGCGGTGAAAGCACGAGATGCTGCCGACGCGGTTGGGTTCCAGGAAGCGATGACCCCGCCGGACGCGTCCGTGGATGACCGCACCTACGCGCAGATGTCGGTGGTGGAGGAGATCGCCGGGGTCCTCACCATCAGCTCCGCGGCCGCCGGGGCGTTCGTGGACCAGTCGCGCCGGATCTGTTCCCTACCGCCGGTGTTCGCTGCCCTGTCCGCCGGGGCCATGTCCTGGCAGCACGCGAAGATCGTTGCGGACGAAACCGAGAGCCTCACCGCTGAGGATGCGGCGTCTTTGGTGGCGCATTTCTTCGACCCTGCCGCGCCCAATGCTGACCGGGGTGCCGCCCCCGGTGAGCTGGCCCCGTCCCGGTTCCGGGCCAAGGTCCGGGGCTGGCGGGAGCGCCATCATCCGGAATCGATCGAGAAGCGCCATGTCAAGGGTTTGGCGGACCGTCGGATGGAATACACCCCGGACAAGGATGGCATGGCCTGGGTCTCCCTCTACCTTCCCGGGGACACCGCGTGCGCAATCTGGAACCGGACCACCGCGACCGCCCGCGGCCTCCAGTGCCCAGACGAACCCCGCACGCTTAGCCAGCTCCGCCCCGACATCGCCGCATCCCTGCTGCTCGGCGCCGGCAATGCTCTTGGCGGGGAGAGTGGCGCGGGACCCGCAGGAGTCACCGCCATCGGGAAAGTCCCCACGCCGAGGGCCGATGTCCTGGTCACCGTGCCGGTGTTCGCCCTCCTCGGGCTCACCGACGAACCCGCAACCCTCGATGGTTTCGGCCCGATCCCTGCATCGATGGCCCGCAGACTCGTCGCCGGTGGGGCGGAGTCGTTCTACCGGGTCCTGGTCGACCCGCGGGACGGTGCGCCGCTGGAGATCGGCAGGAAGAACTACCGGCTCACCCCGGCCATCAAACGCTGGATCAGGCTGCGCGATGCCCAATGCACGTTCCCCGGGTGCACCAACCGCACTCCCGACAACGAAACAGACCACCTCCAAGCGTGGGAACACGGCGGCACCACCAACGTCAGCAACCTGGCACAGCTCTGCCGTAAGCACCACCGGCTCAAACATCACAGCCAATGGATCCCCGACCCGGCCACCAAGGATGAGCCGCCAGGCTGGACCTCACCCACAGGGCGCCACTACAACCCCGAACAGCAGGACTCAGAACCAGCCCGCTGGCCGCAATGGCTCCCGGCTTCGTTCCGCGGCGCCTCGGAACGCGAAACCTCAATAGGAGCAACCGAGGCGGCGGACGTGTGCGCGCTTGAAGACATCGGCTTTGTTGAGGAGCTTGGTGTCCCCGACGACCCCGGCCCACTGGAAGGTCAGCTTCCTGCCGACCCTTTTCCGGAGTGGAACCTGTTTTTGGACTTCGTAGAGCTGGAAGCGCCCGTTCTCTCGTGCTGA
- a CDS encoding IclR family transcriptional regulator: protein MSTALSTDSSEPRAAAKVPSKVPAAENTLRILKLLASRRGPMAASQIASSLDLPRSSVYHLLGVMEANGFVLHLHEEQRYGLGISAFELSSAYSRQEPLSRLGRPLLASLVDAIGESAHLAVLHGRDVLYIVEERAKNRPSLVTDVGVRLPSHLTASGRAILAALPKSQVRALYPNAAAFSARHEVEGAIMKYSSLSSHLDRVRQRGYATEHGEVTPGFGSIAAAVTDHTGWPTAAVAVTFLEDKLAPEEWPALAARVQKAADELSVRIHGRPTK, encoded by the coding sequence ATGAGCACTGCACTAAGCACCGATTCGTCGGAACCCCGCGCCGCGGCCAAGGTGCCTTCAAAGGTTCCTGCAGCGGAAAACACCCTGCGCATCCTCAAGTTGCTGGCTTCCAGGCGCGGACCGATGGCGGCGTCGCAGATTGCCTCCAGCCTGGACCTGCCCCGCTCCAGTGTGTACCACCTGCTGGGGGTCATGGAGGCGAATGGCTTTGTCCTTCACCTCCACGAGGAGCAGCGCTACGGCCTGGGCATCAGCGCCTTCGAACTCAGTTCCGCCTACTCCCGCCAGGAACCGCTGTCCCGGCTGGGCCGACCCCTGCTCGCGAGCCTGGTGGACGCCATCGGCGAAAGCGCGCACCTTGCCGTGCTCCATGGAAGGGACGTGTTGTACATCGTGGAGGAGCGGGCCAAGAACCGCCCCTCCCTGGTGACCGACGTCGGCGTCCGGCTTCCCAGCCATCTCACGGCCAGCGGCAGGGCCATCCTTGCAGCGCTGCCCAAGTCGCAGGTCCGTGCGCTCTACCCGAACGCCGCCGCCTTCAGTGCCCGGCATGAGGTGGAGGGCGCCATCATGAAGTACTCGTCGCTCTCCTCGCACCTGGACCGGGTGCGGCAGCGTGGATACGCTACCGAACACGGTGAGGTCACCCCCGGCTTCGGATCCATCGCCGCCGCCGTCACCGACCACACGGGCTGGCCCACCGCCGCTGTCGCGGTCACCTTCCTGGAAGACAAGCTGGCCCCGGAGGAATGGCCGGCGCTGGCAGCCCGGGTCCAGAAGGCGGCGGACGAACTTTCGGTCCGGATCCACGGACGCCCCACCAAGTAA
- a CDS encoding urocanate hydratase, producing the protein MAPADFTTGARPVKAARGTELTAKSWQTEAPLRMLMNNLDPEVAERPDDLVVYGGTGRAVRSWAAFDAITRTLESMDKDETLLVQSGKPVGVFRTNEWAPRVLLANSNLVGDWATWPEFRRLEAEGLMMYGQMTAGSWIYIGTQGILQGTFETFAAIARKLTGDENGTLAGTLTLTGGCGGMGGAQPLAVTLNDGACLIVDVDESRLRRRAGKRYLDEVETDLDAAIAKVLKAKEERRGWSVGYVGNAAEVFPEILRRHNAGELTVDIVTDQTSAHDPLSYLPEGITVDEWHREAEADPEGFTKKAQASMARHVQAMVEFQDAGAEVFDYGNSIRDEARKGGYTRAFEFPGFVPAYIRPLFCEGLGPFRWVALSGDPEDIRVTDQAIKELFPENKHLHRWIDAAQERVEFEGLPARICWLGYGERAKAGLLFNQLVKEGKVKAPIVIGRDHLDSGSVASPYRETEAMADGSDAIADWPLLNALLNTASGATWVSLHHGGGVGIGRSIHAGQVSVADGTDLAAQKLERLLTNDPGMGVIRHADAGYDRAVEVAKERGVRIPMNEGN; encoded by the coding sequence ATGGCACCCGCCGATTTCACCACCGGTGCCCGCCCGGTCAAAGCAGCCCGCGGCACCGAGCTCACCGCCAAGTCCTGGCAGACCGAAGCGCCCCTGCGCATGCTGATGAACAACCTGGACCCCGAGGTCGCCGAGCGTCCGGATGACCTGGTGGTCTACGGCGGCACGGGCCGGGCCGTCCGCTCCTGGGCCGCGTTCGACGCCATCACCCGCACGCTGGAATCCATGGACAAGGACGAAACCCTGCTGGTCCAGTCCGGCAAGCCCGTGGGTGTTTTCCGGACCAACGAGTGGGCGCCCCGCGTGCTGCTGGCGAACTCCAACCTGGTGGGCGACTGGGCCACCTGGCCGGAATTCCGCCGGCTCGAGGCCGAGGGCTTGATGATGTACGGCCAGATGACCGCCGGTTCCTGGATCTACATCGGCACCCAGGGCATCCTGCAGGGCACGTTCGAAACCTTCGCCGCGATAGCCCGCAAACTCACCGGCGACGAGAACGGCACCCTCGCCGGCACCCTGACCCTGACCGGCGGCTGTGGCGGCATGGGCGGCGCGCAGCCGCTCGCCGTCACCCTCAACGACGGCGCCTGCCTGATCGTCGACGTCGACGAGTCCCGCCTGCGCCGCCGCGCCGGCAAGCGCTACCTGGACGAGGTGGAAACCGACCTCGACGCCGCCATCGCCAAGGTGCTCAAGGCCAAGGAGGAGCGCCGCGGCTGGTCCGTGGGCTACGTGGGCAACGCGGCTGAGGTCTTCCCTGAGATCCTGCGCCGCCACAACGCAGGCGAGCTCACCGTGGACATCGTCACCGACCAGACCTCGGCACATGATCCGCTGTCCTACCTTCCCGAGGGCATCACGGTGGACGAGTGGCACCGCGAGGCTGAGGCGGACCCGGAAGGCTTCACCAAGAAGGCCCAGGCCTCCATGGCCCGCCATGTCCAGGCCATGGTCGAATTCCAGGATGCCGGCGCCGAGGTCTTCGACTACGGCAACTCCATCCGCGACGAAGCCCGCAAGGGCGGCTACACCCGGGCCTTCGAGTTCCCCGGCTTCGTCCCGGCCTACATCCGGCCGCTGTTCTGCGAGGGCCTGGGCCCGTTCCGCTGGGTGGCCCTCTCCGGCGACCCGGAGGATATCCGGGTCACGGACCAGGCAATCAAGGAACTCTTCCCCGAGAACAAGCACCTGCACCGCTGGATCGACGCCGCCCAGGAGCGGGTGGAATTCGAGGGCCTACCGGCCCGCATCTGCTGGCTCGGTTACGGCGAACGCGCCAAGGCCGGCCTGCTGTTCAACCAGCTGGTCAAGGAGGGCAAGGTCAAGGCGCCCATCGTGATCGGCCGCGACCACCTGGACTCCGGCTCCGTCGCCTCCCCGTACCGCGAGACCGAGGCCATGGCTGACGGCTCGGACGCGATCGCCGACTGGCCGCTGCTGAACGCGCTGCTCAACACCGCGTCCGGCGCCACCTGGGTCTCCCTCCACCACGGCGGCGGCGTCGGCATCGGCCGCTCCATCCACGCCGGCCAGGTCTCGGTCGCCGACGGCACAGACCTCGCCGCGCAGAAGCTCGAGCGCCTCCTCACCAACGACCCCGGCATGGGCGTCATCCGCCACGCCGACGCCGGCTACGACCGCGCCGTCGAAGTCGCCAAGGAACGCGGCGTCCGCATCCCCATGAACGAAGGCAACTAA
- the hutH gene encoding histidine ammonia-lyase codes for MTTITHEPLTVTLGSAGVTPQDVLAVARHDAKVTIAPDALETVAKVRAHIDSLASSDTPAYGISTGFGALANRHIPGGLRTQLQKSLIRSHAAGMGPAVEREVVRGIMFLRAKTLASGRTGVRPVVLQTMVDVLNAGITPVVREFGSLGCSGDLAPLSHCALVLMGEGEAAGPDGVTYGGRRERPVAELLAEHGIEPVTLAEKEGLALVNGTEGMLGMLLMAIADLRQLLATADITAALSVEALLGTDQVFLPELHAALRPHPGQAASADNMLRVLSDSPIVASHKVGDSRVQDAYSLRCAPQVAGAVRDTVDHAELVATRELAAAIDNPVVLPDGRVSSNGNFHGAPVAYVLDYLAIAVADLSSMAERRTDRMLDPARSHGLPAFLAADPGVDSGLMIAQYTQAGLVSDNKRLAVPASVDSIPSSAMQEDHVSMGWHAARKLRKAVENLRRVLAIELVTSARALDIRTQLSGGVLTPGPAGTAVVAALREVVEGPGTDRFLSPELEAADRLVASGDVRAAAESAVGPLA; via the coding sequence ATGACCACGATTACCCACGAACCGCTCACTGTCACCCTCGGGTCGGCCGGCGTCACGCCCCAGGATGTTCTCGCCGTCGCGCGCCACGACGCAAAGGTCACCATCGCCCCGGATGCACTCGAAACCGTGGCCAAAGTCCGTGCCCACATCGACAGCCTGGCCTCCAGCGACACGCCTGCCTACGGCATCTCCACCGGCTTCGGCGCTTTGGCCAACCGCCACATCCCGGGCGGGCTGCGCACCCAGCTGCAGAAATCGCTGATCCGCAGCCACGCGGCAGGCATGGGCCCGGCAGTTGAACGGGAAGTGGTCCGCGGCATCATGTTCCTGCGCGCCAAGACCCTCGCCTCCGGCCGCACCGGCGTCCGCCCCGTGGTCCTGCAGACCATGGTGGACGTCCTCAACGCCGGCATCACCCCGGTGGTCCGCGAATTCGGCTCGCTCGGCTGCTCGGGCGACCTCGCGCCTCTGTCGCACTGCGCCCTGGTCCTCATGGGTGAGGGTGAAGCGGCAGGGCCCGACGGCGTCACGTACGGCGGGCGCCGCGAGCGGCCCGTCGCCGAGCTGCTTGCAGAGCATGGCATCGAACCGGTCACCCTGGCTGAGAAGGAAGGGCTGGCGCTGGTGAACGGCACCGAGGGCATGCTGGGGATGCTCCTCATGGCCATCGCGGACCTGCGCCAGCTGCTGGCGACGGCGGACATCACCGCCGCGCTGAGCGTGGAGGCACTGCTCGGCACCGACCAGGTGTTCCTGCCCGAGCTGCACGCCGCGCTGCGGCCGCACCCGGGCCAGGCGGCCAGTGCGGACAACATGCTGCGTGTGCTCTCGGATTCGCCCATTGTGGCCTCCCACAAAGTGGGGGATTCAAGGGTCCAGGACGCCTACTCCCTGCGCTGCGCCCCCCAGGTGGCCGGCGCCGTCCGCGACACCGTGGACCATGCCGAGCTGGTGGCCACCCGGGAACTGGCGGCAGCCATCGACAACCCGGTGGTGCTCCCGGACGGCCGCGTCAGCTCCAACGGCAACTTCCACGGCGCACCCGTGGCATACGTCCTGGATTACCTGGCCATCGCCGTCGCGGACCTCAGCTCCATGGCCGAACGCCGCACCGACCGGATGCTGGATCCTGCCCGCTCGCACGGCTTGCCGGCGTTCCTGGCCGCGGATCCCGGCGTGGACTCGGGCCTGATGATCGCCCAGTACACCCAGGCCGGGCTGGTCTCGGACAACAAGCGGCTGGCCGTTCCGGCATCCGTGGACTCCATTCCGAGCTCGGCCATGCAGGAGGACCACGTGTCCATGGGCTGGCACGCGGCGCGGAAGCTGCGCAAAGCCGTGGAGAACCTCCGGCGCGTCCTGGCCATCGAACTGGTGACCTCGGCCCGGGCCCTGGACATCCGCACCCAGCTCTCCGGCGGCGTGCTGACCCCAGGGCCAGCCGGAACCGCCGTGGTGGCAGCGCTCCGCGAGGTGGTGGAAGGGCCGGGCACGGACCGTTTCCTGTCCCCGGAACTGGAGGCGGCTGACCGGCTGGTCGCCTCAGGTGACGTTCGTGCGGCGGCCGAATCCGCCGTCGGGCCGCTTGCCTGA
- a CDS encoding fumarylacetoacetate hydrolase family protein, with amino-acid sequence MKIMRLGESGHEQPAVLVTSPEGPDRYFSLLPLTADVDGAFLADGGLEKARKALEAGELPVLDAAAALRVGSPVARPGSVVGIGMNYAAHAAESGAEPPTIPVVFLKPSNTVTGPFDPAPLPPRSTQYDWEVELGIVIGKEASYLGSPDEAAGCVAGYVTANDFSEREYQLPGAAGQWTKGKSLPGSTPLGPWLVPADRIDGGNLRLRSWVNGEPRQDSTSAELIFDVPTLIHHCSQYMRLEPGDVILTGTPQGVALSGRFPYLQPGDVVEVEVEGLGRQRQELFRTRAAFTA; translated from the coding sequence ATGAAGATCATGCGCCTGGGTGAAAGCGGCCACGAGCAGCCCGCCGTGCTGGTAACCTCCCCGGAAGGCCCTGACCGGTACTTCAGCCTGCTGCCCCTCACTGCCGACGTGGACGGCGCCTTCCTTGCTGACGGCGGCCTGGAAAAGGCCCGGAAGGCGCTCGAAGCAGGGGAGCTGCCGGTCCTGGACGCTGCTGCTGCGCTGCGGGTTGGTTCCCCCGTGGCCCGGCCCGGCTCAGTGGTCGGCATCGGGATGAACTACGCCGCCCACGCCGCGGAATCGGGAGCGGAGCCGCCCACCATTCCCGTGGTCTTCCTCAAGCCGAGCAACACCGTCACGGGCCCGTTCGACCCGGCCCCGCTTCCGCCCCGCTCCACGCAATACGACTGGGAGGTGGAACTGGGGATCGTGATCGGCAAGGAGGCAAGCTACCTTGGCTCGCCGGACGAAGCTGCCGGCTGCGTAGCCGGCTACGTCACTGCCAATGACTTTTCCGAAAGGGAGTACCAGCTGCCGGGCGCTGCCGGCCAGTGGACCAAAGGCAAATCGCTGCCCGGATCCACGCCCCTGGGTCCGTGGCTGGTACCGGCGGACCGGATCGACGGCGGCAACCTGAGGCTGCGCAGTTGGGTGAACGGTGAGCCGCGGCAGGACTCAACGTCGGCGGAGCTCATTTTCGATGTGCCCACCCTGATCCACCACTGCAGCCAGTACATGCGGCTCGAACCGGGCGACGTGATCCTCACCGGAACTCCGCAGGGGGTGGCCTTAAGCGGCCGTTTCCCCTATCTCCAGCCCGGCGACGTGGTGGAGGTAGAGGTGGAGGGCCTGGGCCGCCAGCGCCAGGAGCTGTTCCGGACGCGGGCGGCCTTCACGGCTTAG
- a CDS encoding universal stress protein: MTVVVGYVPTPEGEAALTQAITEARKSNSTLVLINSSKGETTVDTRFAQDRDIQDIEQRLASQGIQYLVKRPVRGHDAAAEVLDAAEEHNADLIVIGLRRRTPVGKLIMGSTSQRILLEADCPVLAVKAD; the protein is encoded by the coding sequence ATGACGGTCGTTGTGGGATACGTCCCGACCCCCGAGGGCGAAGCTGCCCTGACCCAGGCCATCACCGAAGCCCGGAAGAGCAACAGCACCCTGGTGCTGATCAACTCCTCCAAGGGCGAGACTACGGTGGACACCCGCTTCGCCCAGGACCGGGACATCCAGGACATCGAGCAGCGGCTGGCCAGCCAGGGGATCCAGTACCTGGTCAAACGTCCGGTCCGCGGCCACGACGCCGCAGCTGAGGTGCTGGATGCCGCCGAGGAACACAACGCCGACCTGATTGTGATCGGCCTGCGCCGCCGCACCCCGGTAGGCAAGCTGATCATGGGCAGCACGTCCCAGCGCATCCTGCTGGAAGCGGACTGCCCTGTCCTGGCCGTAAAGGCGGACTAA
- a CDS encoding tripartite tricarboxylate transporter permease, protein MDVWSSLMDGFGTALTPMNFLYAVIGVILGTAVGVLPGLGPAMTVALLLPVTYALEPTSAFIMFAGIYYGGMYGGSTTSILLNTPGESSSVVTAIEGNKMAKAGRAAQALATAAIGSFVAGTIGTALLAVCAPVVVKFAVSLGAPSYFAIMVLALLAVTAVLGSSRLRGFASLGLGLAIGLVGMDSVTGQRRLTFGQPLLADGLDIVVVAVAIFAVGEALWVAAHLRRTPLHAIPVGQPWMGKSDWKRSWKPWLRGTAFGFPFGALPAGGAEIPTFLSYVTEKRLSKHPEEFGKGAIEGVAGPEAANNAAAAGTLTPMLALGLPTNATAAVMLAAFTSYGIQPGPQLFESQGPLVWALIASLFIGNLLLLIINLPLAPLWAKLLQLPRPYLYAGILFFATLGAYSVNLQAFDLVILLVLGALGFMMRRFGLPVLPLILGVILGPRIEGQLRKTLQLSAGDPAGLMGEPIAVGIYVIIGLILLWPFAYKVYRRNRPERRPLLPANSGAADYSD, encoded by the coding sequence ATGGACGTCTGGTCCTCCCTGATGGACGGTTTCGGCACCGCCCTCACCCCCATGAACTTCCTGTACGCCGTCATCGGCGTCATCCTGGGTACCGCCGTCGGCGTCCTCCCGGGCCTGGGCCCGGCCATGACCGTGGCCCTGCTGCTCCCCGTCACCTACGCCCTGGAACCCACCAGCGCCTTCATCATGTTCGCCGGCATCTACTACGGCGGCATGTACGGCGGCTCCACCACCTCGATCCTGCTCAACACCCCTGGTGAATCGTCGTCGGTGGTCACGGCCATCGAAGGCAACAAGATGGCCAAGGCGGGCCGGGCGGCGCAGGCACTGGCGACGGCGGCAATCGGCTCGTTCGTGGCCGGCACCATTGGCACGGCCCTGCTGGCCGTCTGCGCACCGGTCGTGGTGAAGTTCGCCGTCAGCCTGGGCGCCCCCAGCTACTTCGCCATCATGGTCCTGGCCCTCCTGGCCGTCACCGCCGTGCTCGGCTCGTCCCGGCTGCGCGGATTCGCCTCCCTGGGCCTCGGCCTGGCCATCGGCCTGGTAGGGATGGATTCCGTCACCGGCCAGCGCCGCCTGACGTTCGGCCAGCCGCTCCTTGCGGACGGCCTGGACATCGTGGTGGTGGCCGTGGCCATCTTCGCCGTGGGCGAGGCCCTCTGGGTGGCGGCACACCTGCGCCGCACTCCCCTGCACGCCATCCCGGTGGGCCAGCCCTGGATGGGCAAGTCCGACTGGAAGCGGTCCTGGAAGCCGTGGCTGCGCGGCACCGCCTTCGGCTTCCCGTTCGGCGCCCTGCCAGCCGGTGGCGCAGAGATCCCCACGTTCCTGTCCTACGTGACGGAAAAGCGCCTCAGCAAGCACCCGGAAGAGTTCGGCAAGGGCGCCATTGAAGGCGTGGCCGGTCCGGAAGCAGCCAACAACGCTGCGGCCGCCGGGACGCTGACCCCCATGCTGGCGCTGGGACTGCCCACGAATGCCACCGCAGCCGTGATGCTGGCCGCCTTCACCAGCTACGGGATCCAGCCGGGTCCACAGCTCTTCGAAAGCCAGGGGCCCCTGGTGTGGGCCTTGATCGCCAGCCTGTTCATCGGCAACCTGCTGCTCCTGATCATCAACCTGCCGCTGGCACCGCTGTGGGCCAAGCTGCTGCAGCTGCCACGCCCGTACCTGTACGCGGGCATCCTGTTCTTCGCCACGCTGGGCGCCTACTCGGTCAACCTGCAGGCGTTCGACCTGGTGATCCTGCTGGTCCTGGGCGCACTCGGCTTCATGATGCGGCGCTTCGGGCTTCCCGTGCTGCCGCTGATCCTGGGCGTGATCCTGGGTCCGCGGATCGAAGGGCAGCTCCGCAAGACCCTGCAGCTGAGCGCAGGCGACCCGGCAGGGCTCATGGGTGAGCCGATCGCCGTCGGCATCTATGTCATTATTGGCCTCATCCTGCTCTGGCCCTTTGCCTACAAGGTGTACCGCCGCAACCGTCCGGAGCGCAGGCCGCTGCTCCCGGCCAACTCGGGTGCAGCGGATTACAGTGACTAA
- a CDS encoding tripartite tricarboxylate transporter TctB family protein: protein MTSLTTGLKGRSELGVALLLGAAGVLVFLDANGLATPYSKSDPVGPKTVPFIVAGMLVVCAVLLAINVLRGGKGEAEGGEDVDLAHPADWKTVLPLAGAFILNILLIDWAGWVVSGTVLFWGSVLALGSRHFVRDGLISVALSLLTFYGFYLGLGIALPAGLLEGIL, encoded by the coding sequence GTGACGTCGCTGACCACAGGCCTTAAAGGCCGCTCCGAGCTGGGGGTCGCACTCCTGCTCGGGGCGGCCGGCGTCCTGGTCTTCCTTGACGCCAACGGCCTGGCAACCCCGTATTCGAAGTCTGATCCGGTTGGGCCCAAAACCGTCCCGTTCATCGTGGCCGGGATGCTGGTAGTCTGCGCCGTCCTGCTGGCCATCAACGTCCTGCGCGGCGGCAAGGGTGAGGCCGAGGGCGGCGAGGACGTCGACCTGGCGCACCCCGCCGACTGGAAGACCGTCCTGCCGCTGGCCGGAGCCTTCATCCTGAACATCCTGCTCATCGACTGGGCCGGGTGGGTGGTCTCCGGAACGGTCCTGTTCTGGGGCAGCGTCCTTGCCTTGGGCAGCCGCCACTTTGTCCGGGACGGGTTGATCTCCGTTGCCCTGTCCCTGTTGACCTTCTACGGCTTCTACCTCGGCCTGGGCATCGCGCTGCCGGCCGGCCTCCTGGAAGGAATCCTCTAA